The following coding sequences are from one Dermacentor silvarum isolate Dsil-2018 chromosome 4, BIME_Dsil_1.4, whole genome shotgun sequence window:
- the LOC125944722 gene encoding uncharacterized protein LOC125944722 codes for MPGGPKKFHTVYQFGRKRAKNKKRAKGTTSRDTATDQQATLVAKTPDNGDGGDSGSTSRGPATDAQVTRGAGVSDNGSPLNKGTTSRGSTTGQQATRGDAGDSDLQYDGILRADSGRVIVAARGDAGDSDLQNDGFLGTDSGRVIVAARGDAGDTDLQNDGILRADTGRVRVDARTVTSSEIAQVSARDQVTLDRLESTPATARKTAVFTDASDASSASAVDNAALYAIVDLNLLNVLLAALQCKVCGGCAKLVTGDRDYGLAKKLVVLCENCGEVAAQWNSRRVDGEKTCNPFEINMLATRAMLSSGNGQTAMNDIFASMGLSRRGLHNKTFQRHLKKTLEPAATRAAATVMTRCAKEVTELYDDICFGHKKNIAVCYDGTWLTRGHSSHIGVGTVVELFTGYVLDYHVMSNFCLGCENGPKPDSEGYDLWKLSHQCQKNTSCKSGQMEVEAGKILFERSLQRHNLRYTTMLCDGDSRTYNAIREAKVYGYIEVEKEDCVNHVRKRMGTALRNLLQKHKGEGKRSLGGKGRLTAELVDRLAIYYGRALKSHVGDVEAMSRAVMATFYHVTSTDSCPNHALCPAGEQSWCPHNAAKAKGEPEPRHKYNLPSDVAAALLPVYQRLSEKSLLQRCLRGRTQNSNESLHSVIWSLLAKEQHWSLVAVQAAVAEAVLRFNAGNEYAAAAVLSQLDMNITPTGSSRAKEKDLRRSTSSSKKRAASLGLAKAVKKKHHDSMHPDYSPGSF; via the exons ATGCCTGGAGGACCGAAAAAGTTCCACACTGTGTATCAGTTCGGCCGAAAGCGAGCGAAAAATAAGAAACGCGCTAAGGGCACGACATCGCGGGACACTGCAACGGATCAGCAAGCGACCCTCGTCGCTAAGACACCCGACAACGGCGATGGAGGTGATAGCGGTTCGACATCGCGCGGCCCTGCAACCGATGCGCAAGTGACTCGTGGTGCTGGGGTATCCGACAACGGCAGTCCGCTAAATAAGGGCACAACCTCGCGCGGCTCTACAACGGGTCAGCAAGCAACTCGCGGCGACGCTG GTGATAGCGATCTGCAGTATGACGGCATCCTTCGCGCCGACTCCGGCCGTGTGATAGTTGCGGCACGCGGCGACGCTGGTGATAGCGATCTACAGAACGACGGCTTCCTTGGCACCGACTCCGGCCGTGTGATAGTTGCGGCTCGCGGCGACGCTGGTGATACCGATCTGCAGAACGACGGCATCCTTCGCGCCGATACCGGCCGTGTGAGAGTTGACGCTAGAACTGTCACGAGCAGCGAAATAGCTCAAGTGAGTGCCCGTGATCAAGTCACGCTTGATAGACTCGAGTCGACGCCGGCAACAGCGCGAAAGACTGCTGTTTTCACTGATGCAAGTGACGCGTCATCGGCCTCAGCCGTGGACAATGCTGCTTTATACGCGATTGTTGACCTGAACCTTCTGAATGTGCTGCTCGCTGCCCTGCAGTGCAAGGTATGCGGAGGGTGTGCGAAACTAGTCACGGGCGACCGTGACTACGGCCTCGCCAAGAAACTGGTCGTGTTGTGCGAGAATTGTGGTGAAGTTGCGGCGCAATGGAATTCGCGCAGAGTTGATGGTGAAAAGACATGTAATCCATTTGAGATTAACATGTTAGCCACACGTGCAATGCTCAGCAGTGGAAATGGCCAAACAGCCATGAACGACATCTTCGCGTCGATGGGGCTTTCGCGCCGGGGGCTCCACAATAAAACGTTTCAGCGCCACCTGAAGAAGACGCTAGAGCCTGCTGCCACCCGAGCTGCCGCGACCGTTATGACTCGGTGCGCGAAAGAAGTCACTGAACTGTATGATGACATTTGTTTTGGACACAAAAAGAACATTGCCGTGTGCTACGACGGAACTTGGTTGACAAGGGGACATTCCTCACATATTGGTGTTGGAACTGTTGTGGAGCTCTTCACTGGATATGTGCTCGATTATCATGTGATGTCTAACTTTTGTTTGGGGTGCGAGAACGGTCCTAAGCCAGACAGTGAGGGCTACGACCTTTGGAAGTTGAGCCACCAGTGCCAGAAAAACACAAGCTGCAAGTCTGGCCAGATGGAAGTAGAAGCAGGCAAAATCTTGTTTGAGAGGTCGCTTCAGCGACATAACCTTCGTTATACCACCATGTTGTGTGACGGTGACAGCCGCACATACAATGCAATTAGAGAGGCAAAAGTTTACGGATACATTGAAGTAGAAAAAGAGGATTGCGTTAACCATGTCAGAAAACGCATGGGCACTGCACTCCGCAACTTATTACAGAAACACAAGGGTGAAGGCAAACGAAGCCTCGGTGGTAAGGGGAGATTGACAGCTGAGCTGGTCGACAGGTTGGCTATCTACTATGGCCGAGCCCTAAAATCGCATGTTGGTGATGTGGAAGCCATGAGCCGTGCAGTGATGGCAACTTTTTATCATGTGACTTCCACTGACAGTTGCCCAAACCACGCCCTGTGCCCGGCTGGTGAGCAGTCTTGGTGCCCCCACAATGCAGCAAAGGCCAAAGGGGAGCCAGAGCCTAGGCACAAGTATAATTTGCCTAGTGATGTGGCTGCAGCTCTTTTGCCAGTGTACCAGCGCTTGTCAGAAAAGAGCCTGCTGCAGAGGTGCCTGAGGGGAAGGACTCAGAATTCGAACGAGTCTCTGCACTCTGTAATCTGGAGCCTGCTAGCAAAAGAGCAGCACTGGTCTCTAGTTGCAGTACAGGCAGCTGTTGCAGAAGCTGTGCTGCGTTTTAATGCCGGCAACGAGTATGCAGCTGCAGCAGTGCTATCACAGCTGGACATGAATATAACACCCACTGGGTCCAGCAGGGCAAAAGAAAAGGACTTGCGGCGTAGCACAAGTTCTTCCAAAAAAAGGGCAGCATCACTTGGCCTTGCTAAGGCAGTCAAAAAAAAGCACCACGACAGCATGCATCCTGACTACTCCCCTGGTTCATTTTGA